One Clostridium sp. CM027 genomic window carries:
- a CDS encoding PTS fructose transporter subunit IIC produces MKLLAVTSCPVGIAHTYIAAAKLSKMAKKMGVEIKVETQGATGAENVITEEDIREADGIIIAADKAVSLERFEGLPMIECPITRAIKEPDVLIQMFLDGKVEKKKEKRMKSVDESKKELKSKQPTFYKHLMGGVSYMIPVVVVAGLLIAMALAFGGKPTNAGLVIPDESFWKIIEKIGGAGFLFMVPVLSGFIAYSIGDRPGLVPGLIGGYIASNGSFYGSEANAGFLGGIVTGFLAGYIVKGLKSIKVPDMIKPIMPIIVIPIISTLVMGLVFILVVGGPITITFEALKSFLVGLSGTSSVILATILGAMVAFDMGGPVNKTAFLFGVSMITAGNPEIMGPIAAAIAIPPIGMGIATFLKKKYYSSEELDAGKAAFAMGLCGITEGAIPFASLDPLRVIPSLMVGSIVGANIAMLGGVADRVPHGGPIVALMGGIDGILMFLIAIIVGSIVTALMINYLKGMKIRKEQKA; encoded by the coding sequence ATGAAATTATTAGCAGTTACATCATGTCCAGTTGGAATTGCACATACTTATATAGCCGCAGCAAAGTTAAGTAAGATGGCAAAGAAAATGGGAGTAGAAATTAAAGTTGAAACTCAAGGAGCAACAGGCGCGGAAAATGTAATAACAGAAGAAGATATAAGAGAAGCTGATGGAATAATAATTGCAGCTGATAAAGCAGTAAGTTTAGAAAGATTTGAAGGGCTTCCAATGATAGAGTGTCCAATAACTAGAGCTATTAAAGAACCAGATGTTCTAATACAAATGTTTTTAGATGGAAAAGTAGAAAAGAAGAAAGAAAAAAGGATGAAGAGTGTTGATGAAAGTAAGAAGGAATTAAAATCTAAGCAACCAACTTTTTATAAGCACTTAATGGGTGGCGTTTCATATATGATTCCAGTTGTAGTTGTTGCAGGACTATTAATAGCAATGGCACTTGCATTTGGTGGAAAACCTACTAATGCAGGACTTGTAATACCAGATGAATCATTTTGGAAAATTATAGAGAAGATAGGTGGAGCAGGATTCCTATTCATGGTACCAGTATTGTCTGGATTTATTGCGTATTCAATAGGTGATAGACCAGGTTTAGTACCAGGACTAATTGGTGGATATATTGCATCGAATGGATCTTTTTATGGGTCAGAAGCGAATGCTGGATTTTTAGGCGGTATAGTAACAGGATTTTTAGCTGGATATATAGTTAAGGGATTAAAATCAATTAAAGTTCCAGACATGATTAAGCCAATAATGCCGATAATAGTAATTCCAATTATATCAACATTGGTAATGGGATTAGTATTTATATTAGTTGTAGGTGGACCAATAACAATAACATTTGAAGCATTAAAAAGTTTTCTAGTAGGTTTGTCGGGCACAAGTTCAGTAATTTTAGCTACTATATTAGGTGCAATGGTCGCATTTGATATGGGTGGACCAGTAAATAAAACAGCATTCTTATTTGGTGTTTCAATGATAACAGCAGGCAATCCAGAAATAATGGGTCCTATTGCAGCAGCAATAGCAATTCCTCCAATAGGAATGGGTATTGCAACATTCTTAAAAAAGAAATACTACAGTAGTGAAGAATTAGATGCTGGTAAAGCAGCATTTGCAATGGGGCTTTGTGGAATAACAGAAGGAGCAATTCCATTTGCTTCACTTGATCCTTTAAGAGTTATACCATCATTAATGGTAGGTTCAATAGTTGGCGCTAACATAGCTATGTTAGGTGGGGTTGCTGATAGAGTACCACACGGTGGCCCAATAGTTGCTTTAATGGGTGGTATTGATGGAATATTAATGTTTTTAATAGCAATAATTGTAGGCTCAATTGTTACAGCATTAATGATTAATTATCTAAAAGGTATGAAAATAAGAAAAGAGCAAAAAGCTTAA
- a CDS encoding APC family permease has protein sequence MKPKLEKKYGLMTAIAMVVGIVIGSGVFFKAEKVLTATGGSLPLGILAWIIGGIIMISCAYTFAVMATKYEKVNGIVDYAEAAMGEKYGYYVGWFMALIYYPTLTSVLSWVSARYTCVLLGFPITGGECMTIACLYLIGSYALNALSPVLAGKFQVSTTIIKLIPLILMGIIGTIVGINNGMTMFNFTTVVKEVNTTNALFTAVVATAFAYEGWIIATSINAELKDAKRNLPLALIGGTFLIMAVYILYYIGLAGAVTNEVMMKGGEAGAKLAFQKTFSSTFGSLIFVFVIISCLGTLNGLMLGCTRGIYSLAARGFGPKPKIFKQIDSETNMPTNSSILGLLLCAIWLLYFYGANLTNPWFGFFCFDSSELPIVTIYALYIPIFIMIMKKEKDLSSFKRFVMPIISLAGCLFMIIAACFSHKMAVVAYLIIFAIIMAIGSMFSNKTKLN, from the coding sequence ATGAAGCCAAAATTAGAAAAAAAGTACGGGCTAATGACTGCAATAGCAATGGTTGTTGGCATCGTAATCGGCAGTGGTGTTTTTTTTAAGGCAGAAAAAGTATTAACTGCAACTGGAGGAAGTCTTCCACTAGGTATTTTGGCTTGGATTATTGGCGGTATTATTATGATTTCTTGCGCCTATACTTTTGCTGTAATGGCAACTAAATACGAGAAAGTAAATGGTATAGTTGATTATGCAGAAGCTGCTATGGGTGAGAAATATGGATATTATGTTGGCTGGTTTATGGCACTAATTTACTATCCAACATTGACATCGGTTTTATCATGGGTTTCAGCTAGATATACCTGCGTATTATTGGGATTTCCAATTACAGGTGGAGAGTGTATGACTATCGCATGTCTATATTTGATAGGTAGCTATGCTTTAAATGCATTATCACCAGTTTTAGCTGGTAAATTTCAAGTTAGTACAACTATTATAAAACTAATCCCGCTGATTTTAATGGGTATAATTGGGACAATCGTAGGTATCAATAATGGTATGACTATGTTTAATTTTACAACAGTAGTAAAAGAAGTAAATACTACGAATGCATTATTTACAGCAGTTGTTGCTACAGCTTTTGCATATGAGGGTTGGATTATTGCTACAAGTATCAATGCTGAATTAAAAGATGCAAAGAGAAATCTTCCACTTGCTCTTATTGGAGGAACTTTTCTAATTATGGCTGTTTATATTCTTTACTACATAGGACTAGCTGGAGCTGTAACAAACGAAGTTATGATGAAAGGCGGAGAAGCTGGAGCTAAATTGGCATTTCAAAAAACATTCTCCTCTACATTTGGTTCTCTAATATTTGTATTTGTTATTATTTCTTGCCTCGGAACTTTGAATGGATTAATGCTCGGATGTACTCGTGGTATTTATTCATTAGCAGCAAGGGGCTTTGGACCAAAACCAAAAATATTTAAACAAATAGATAGTGAGACTAATATGCCAACAAATTCATCTATACTGGGACTACTTCTTTGTGCTATATGGTTATTATACTTCTATGGCGCTAACTTAACAAACCCTTGGTTCGGATTCTTTTGTTTTGATTCATCAGAATTACCTATAGTTACTATTTATGCATTATATATTCCTATTTTTATTATGATAATGAAAAAAGAAAAGGATCTAAGCTCATTTAAAAGATTCGTAATGCCTATTATTTCATTAGCAGGATGCTTATTCATGATAATTGCTGCTTGTTTTTCTCATAAAATGGCAGTTGTTGCATATCTAATTATCTTTGCAATTATAATGGCTATTGGTTCTATGTTTTCGAACAAAACAAAACTTAATTAG
- a CDS encoding BglG family transcription antiterminator codes for MICNLRLQKILHILLCVDKIVTGEYLCNTLGVSSRTIRSDIKELNYILEDKGAIILSEKSRGYRIEILKEKTFKEFLSENKEKDISNNLTAIERAEYIITRLLINELKGMEGITQNELADELYVSLSSLKNDIKLAKNTLVKFSTDIEKIGNKGIKITGSEENIRYCINRYVLASNKEIKNNLYIQIKKILGEKNTYINYIIKNNISKFNFRLSDIAYRDIQSYLIIMITRNYYHKNISYDADIRKKLKRESKIKIAKSICNEIKDEFGIDLIEEEMLYLTKHIMASSHMETSKETEEYYVEEDAILRKILASINNSFNINFTNDNMLINFLGHHLKVSINRARYGIRVENSMLSVIKNNYPFALELSLLANKIIKEETDLNLTEDDIGFIALHFAAAIERKNKNRESTAKKVIIVCTTGVGTSLLLKVKLESHFKNRLNIVDTIPRYELNDDVIEKADLIISTVPLDIRLDKVIYIKSLLDSEEIKLIEEKIDNNINNTNGLVSKLKENLFFKNVVASNRDNLLDFMTKELIKRDYINENVRESIFKREEIASTEIGELVAVPHHMSEDINESFIAVAVLRKGITWSKEQVQLVLLIGMAVKDRYEWKNCLEHLYKNIIDIEVVKNIIKCNDFEELNKIISKF; via the coding sequence ATGATATGTAATTTAAGATTGCAAAAGATTTTACACATATTATTATGTGTTGATAAGATAGTTACTGGAGAATATCTCTGTAATACATTAGGCGTCTCATCTAGAACTATAAGAAGTGATATAAAGGAATTAAACTATATATTAGAAGATAAAGGTGCAATTATTTTATCTGAAAAATCAAGAGGGTATAGAATTGAAATTCTTAAAGAGAAAACATTTAAGGAGTTCTTAAGTGAGAACAAAGAAAAGGATATATCTAATAATTTAACAGCTATAGAAAGGGCAGAATATATAATAACAAGGTTATTAATAAATGAGTTAAAAGGAATGGAAGGAATAACTCAAAATGAACTCGCAGATGAATTATATGTAAGTTTATCATCATTAAAGAATGATATTAAACTTGCAAAAAATACTCTAGTAAAATTTAGTACTGATATAGAGAAGATTGGTAATAAGGGAATTAAAATTACTGGAAGTGAAGAGAATATACGTTATTGCATCAATAGATATGTTTTAGCTAGTAATAAAGAAATAAAAAATAACCTGTATATCCAAATAAAGAAAATTTTAGGAGAAAAAAACACATATATAAATTATATAATTAAAAATAATATTTCTAAATTTAATTTTAGATTATCGGACATAGCATATAGAGATATACAATCTTATTTAATAATAATGATTACTAGAAACTATTATCATAAAAATATTTCTTATGATGCGGATATTAGAAAAAAGTTAAAAAGAGAATCAAAAATTAAGATAGCTAAAAGTATATGTAATGAAATAAAGGATGAATTTGGAATTGATTTAATCGAAGAGGAAATGTTATATCTGACTAAACATATAATGGCAAGTAGTCATATGGAAACAAGCAAAGAAACAGAAGAATATTATGTAGAGGAAGATGCAATACTACGAAAAATATTAGCATCAATAAATAATAGTTTTAATATCAATTTTACTAATGATAATATGCTTATCAATTTCTTAGGTCATCATCTTAAAGTATCAATAAATAGAGCGAGATATGGAATTAGGGTAGAAAATTCTATGCTGAGTGTAATAAAAAATAACTATCCTTTTGCATTAGAGCTTTCACTTCTCGCAAACAAGATTATTAAAGAGGAAACAGACCTTAATTTAACAGAAGATGATATTGGATTTATTGCTCTACATTTTGCAGCAGCCATTGAAAGAAAAAATAAAAACAGAGAATCTACTGCAAAGAAAGTCATAATAGTATGTACAACAGGTGTTGGGACGTCTCTGCTTCTTAAAGTAAAGTTAGAATCCCATTTTAAAAATAGGTTAAATATTGTAGATACTATTCCGCGATATGAATTAAATGATGACGTAATAGAAAAAGCAGATTTAATAATATCTACAGTTCCTTTAGATATTAGATTAGATAAGGTTATATATATTAAAAGCTTATTAGATAGTGAAGAAATAAAGCTAATTGAAGAAAAGATAGACAATAACATTAATAATACAAATGGTCTTGTAAGTAAACTTAAAGAAAATTTATTCTTTAAGAATGTTGTGGCTAGTAATAGAGACAATTTATTAGATTTTATGACAAAAGAATTAATTAAAAGAGATTATATAAATGAAAATGTAAGAGAAAGTATTTTTAAAAGAGAGGAAATAGCTAGTACAGAAATAGGCGAATTAGTTGCGGTGCCACATCATATGAGCGAGGACATAAATGAGTCTTTTATTGCTGTTGCCGTATTAAGGAAGGGAATTACTTGGAGTAAAGAACAAGTACAATTAGTTTTACTTATAGGTATGGCGGTTAAAGATAGGTATGAATGGAAAAATTGTTTAGAGCATTTATATAAAAATATTATAGACATTGAAGTTGTGAAAAATATTATTAAATGTAATGATTTTGAAGAATTAAATAAGATAATAAGCAAATTTTAA
- a CDS encoding nucleotidyltransferase domain-containing protein codes for MIDEKLVVKLKEIFEKYKEIEKVILFGSRARGDNKYNSDIDICIVGAGMMHLTLANINMDISEINTPLSFDILSFNELNKEELIKNILKEGVVIYNGKEIR; via the coding sequence ATGATTGATGAAAAATTGGTTGTTAAATTAAAAGAAATTTTTGAAAAGTATAAAGAAATTGAAAAAGTAATATTATTTGGCTCGAGAGCGAGGGGCGATAATAAATATAATTCAGATATAGATATTTGTATAGTTGGGGCAGGAATGATGCACTTGACATTAGCTAATATAAATATGGATATAAGCGAAATAAATACGCCTTTAAGTTTTGATATATTATCATTTAATGAGTTAAATAAAGAAGAATTAATAAAGAATATATTAAAGGAAGGGGTTGTTATATACAATGGGAAAGAGATTAGGTGA
- a CDS encoding nucleotidyltransferase substrate binding protein — translation MGKRLGEKVSDFVKALARLDEALKKDITDDIIIDGIIQRFEFTFEQSWKVMKSYLEEQGIIDEEISPRSTFKIAYKHKIIVDGEIWIEMMLDRNRTSHMYDETIGRNIVERIRKSYITEFNNLKAFLQTY, via the coding sequence ATGGGAAAGAGATTAGGTGAAAAAGTAAGCGATTTTGTAAAAGCCTTAGCTAGATTGGACGAAGCATTAAAAAAGGATATTACAGATGATATAATTATTGATGGAATTATTCAAAGATTTGAATTTACATTTGAGCAAAGTTGGAAAGTTATGAAGTCCTATTTAGAAGAACAGGGTATAATAGACGAGGAAATATCTCCACGGAGTACATTTAAGATAGCATATAAGCATAAGATAATTGTTGATGGGGAAATTTGGATCGAAATGATGTTGGATAGGAATAGAACATCACATATGTATGATGAAACAATAGGTAGAAATATAGTTGAGCGAATTAGAAAAAGTTATATAACTGAATTTAATAATTTAAAAGCTTTTTTGCAAACATATTAA
- a CDS encoding lipopolysaccharide assembly protein LapB: MAGNRYTNIRYIDLNYWFKDWPIEIINGSLLYDVTYDNVVLQLKICNISNENISSVYISVECFDDAGDKMNENNNIIIHSYQDLDVKPNNTFGENVAVPLINKNVRKVNIHVQKVVYKNGDIKKINKECQLNKITERTRINVLGDMLIGELKRIKLEGNSFGIEFIPETLEGLGWLCCCGRLNNISNLACCRCGRDKTWQFDIINKVYLEKSYNDYQIYQEKIRLKVKKEKQRDEEEREEQIKIQKDIAQKKKYKMIQTAKVSSLLTILLFFIIFASIRYIKPMVIKNQQYGNAIKLLNGGKYNEALLIFENLLHYKNADEEIKETHYRYGTELLKSNEFDKALSQLQQILKYKDSKKLIDKTHYQFGRKLMNDKDYLISIENFNKITKGNVEFYSNAQENIEECKKQFIKLNVTLANEAISSKEYDNAEKYINELLKLDSKSADAKKLKSTINSNIAEDNIALKVSLANKLNNNSNGEVKESYLDQKELSMSGAINRNLNVHMKLFFNSNEVSGTYYYDKYKTDIILKGVYDMDNNVTMNELDNNENITGVFKGKIFSNGEYIGSWSNLDGTKEMPFAIKLCN; encoded by the coding sequence ATGGCTGGAAATAGATATACAAATATCAGGTATATAGATCTTAATTATTGGTTTAAAGATTGGCCAATAGAAATAATTAACGGTTCTTTACTTTATGATGTTACTTACGATAATGTTGTTCTTCAGTTGAAAATATGTAATATATCAAATGAAAATATTTCATCAGTATATATTTCAGTTGAATGTTTTGATGATGCTGGAGATAAAATGAATGAAAACAATAATATCATTATACATTCTTATCAAGACTTGGACGTAAAACCCAATAATACTTTTGGTGAAAATGTGGCTGTACCACTTATAAATAAAAATGTAAGAAAAGTTAACATACATGTTCAAAAAGTTGTTTATAAAAATGGAGATATTAAGAAAATAAATAAAGAATGTCAATTAAATAAAATAACCGAAAGAACTAGGATAAATGTTTTAGGGGACATGTTAATCGGCGAATTAAAAAGAATTAAATTAGAAGGGAATTCTTTCGGTATTGAGTTCATTCCAGAAACTTTAGAAGGGTTAGGTTGGTTATGTTGCTGCGGAAGATTAAATAATATCTCTAACTTAGCGTGTTGCAGATGTGGACGAGATAAAACATGGCAGTTTGATATTATCAATAAAGTGTATTTAGAAAAGTCCTATAATGATTATCAAATTTACCAAGAAAAAATAAGGTTAAAAGTGAAAAAGGAAAAACAAAGAGATGAGGAAGAAAGAGAAGAACAAATTAAAATTCAAAAAGATATAGCACAAAAGAAAAAATACAAAATGATTCAAACAGCTAAAGTTAGTTCTCTATTGACAATATTATTATTTTTTATTATTTTTGCATCTATTAGATATATAAAACCAATGGTAATAAAAAACCAACAATATGGAAATGCAATAAAGTTATTAAACGGTGGAAAGTATAACGAAGCATTACTAATATTTGAAAATTTACTACATTATAAAAATGCTGATGAAGAAATTAAGGAAACACATTATAGATATGGAACTGAGCTATTAAAAAGCAATGAATTTGACAAAGCATTGTCGCAGTTGCAGCAAATATTGAAATATAAAGATAGTAAAAAACTAATAGATAAGACACACTATCAATTTGGTAGAAAATTAATGAATGATAAAGATTACTTAATTAGTATAGAAAACTTCAATAAAATAACAAAAGGAAATGTTGAATTTTATTCTAATGCACAAGAAAATATAGAAGAATGTAAAAAACAATTTATAAAGTTAAATGTAACATTGGCAAATGAGGCTATAAGTAGCAAGGAATATGATAACGCTGAGAAATATATAAATGAACTTTTAAAATTGGATAGTAAGAGTGCTGATGCTAAAAAATTGAAGAGTACAATTAATAGCAATATTGCAGAAGATAATATAGCGTTAAAGGTATCCTTAGCAAATAAGTTGAATAATAACAGCAATGGGGAAGTAAAAGAATCTTATTTAGATCAAAAAGAGTTATCTATGAGTGGGGCGATAAATAGGAATCTAAATGTTCATATGAAACTTTTTTTTAACAGCAATGAGGTTTCAGGAACATATTATTATGATAAGTATAAAACGGACATTATACTTAAAGGCGTTTATGATATGGACAATAATGTTACCATGAATGAGTTGGATAATAATGAAAACATTACAGGCGTATTCAAAGGGAAGATTTTTTCAAACGGGGAGTACATTGGTAGTTGGTCGAATCTTGATGGAACAAAAGAAATGCCCTTTGCTATTAAGTTATGCAATTAA
- a CDS encoding sugar O-acetyltransferase, with the protein MKEEEKIFAGRLFDARTKELRDIKHKAHILCQKFNLLEEYDESRLPIIKEFIGKIGEKYYFQGPIQFNYGCHTFIGENFFANFNTTILDDGKIYIGNNVMFGPNVSLMASSHPLISEERSAMKYMDGHVSMSEYAKEIYIGNNVWIACNVVVCGGVHIGNNAVIGAGSVVTKDIPDNYIAYGNPCKPIRLITEKDSKLSLL; encoded by the coding sequence ATGAAAGAAGAAGAAAAAATATTTGCGGGCAGGCTGTTTGATGCCCGTACGAAAGAACTTCGAGATATTAAGCATAAGGCACATATTCTCTGTCAGAAATTCAATTTGCTTGAAGAGTATGATGAAAGTCGTCTGCCAATTATTAAAGAATTTATCGGAAAAATAGGAGAAAAATATTATTTCCAAGGCCCTATACAATTTAATTATGGGTGTCATACGTTCATCGGTGAGAATTTCTTTGCGAACTTTAATACCACGATTTTAGATGATGGTAAAATTTATATTGGTAATAATGTTATGTTCGGACCTAACGTTTCCCTCATGGCATCATCACATCCACTCATTTCGGAAGAGAGAAGTGCCATGAAATATATGGATGGCCATGTGTCTATGTCCGAATACGCAAAGGAAATCTACATTGGAAACAATGTTTGGATTGCTTGCAACGTGGTGGTTTGTGGCGGTGTTCATATTGGAAATAACGCAGTCATCGGCGCTGGCAGCGTTGTTACAAAAGATATCCCAGATAATTATATTGCATACGGTAATCCGTGCAAGCCAATAAGATTAATTACAGAAAAAGATTCAAAGTTAAGCTTACTGTAA
- a CDS encoding PTS sugar transporter subunit IIA — protein sequence MSKLFDVKYMDLDLNTCEKFETIKHLASLIDERLIDVDKYVEDVKARESISTTGIGDGVAIPHAKSSWVKVPTVVVGKSSSGIEWESLDDEPVNIVFLIAVPEDGKNEHLKILQRLAISLMDDEIKEEIVNATDKKVIEELLNHNTEG from the coding sequence ATGAGTAAATTATTTGATGTGAAATATATGGATTTAGATTTAAATACATGTGAAAAGTTTGAAACTATAAAACATTTAGCAAGCTTAATAGATGAAAGATTAATAGACGTAGATAAATATGTAGAAGATGTTAAAGCAAGAGAATCAATATCAACAACAGGAATAGGTGATGGAGTTGCTATTCCACATGCAAAGTCATCCTGGGTTAAAGTACCAACAGTTGTTGTGGGGAAAAGTTCAAGTGGAATAGAATGGGAAAGTCTTGATGATGAACCAGTTAACATTGTATTCCTAATAGCAGTACCAGAAGATGGAAAGAATGAACACTTAAAGATTCTTCAAAGACTTGCTATAAGCTTAATGGACGATGAGATTAAAGAAGAAATAGTAAATGCAACAGATAAAAAAGTTATAGAAGAATTATTAAATCACAATACAGAGGGATAA
- a CDS encoding DUF998 domain-containing protein translates to MKKIEKISMPLGMVGVIGYMLHTIIGNLLWKQYNAITTDISSLTAVGAPNAVILKFFTSVYGICTILFVAGLIIKSFRKYHLVTRVGYVVMMIMQIVSMVGYSLFPLTGDKTVMNFQNRMHIVVTVVVMFTTISSCFILAVGYLKQEKIKKLGRFVLIMSIVITLTGATNPIGMGMRLNILGLTERLVIYSLQFMMFTLSYYYTFNKDEKSYLDTSALKVGVFYKFMVKEKL, encoded by the coding sequence ATGAAAAAAATTGAAAAAATATCTATGCCACTGGGGATGGTTGGTGTAATTGGATATATGCTACATACTATTATTGGAAACTTGCTATGGAAACAATATAATGCCATTACAACAGATATTAGTTCTCTAACAGCAGTTGGTGCTCCAAATGCTGTAATCCTTAAATTTTTTACAAGTGTATATGGTATTTGCACAATTTTATTTGTGGCAGGACTTATCATTAAATCTTTTAGAAAATATCACTTGGTAACACGAGTAGGATATGTTGTGATGATGATTATGCAGATTGTTTCCATGGTTGGCTATAGCCTTTTTCCATTGACGGGTGATAAAACGGTTATGAATTTTCAAAATAGGATGCACATCGTAGTAACAGTTGTGGTAATGTTCACTACAATTTCATCCTGTTTTATACTTGCAGTTGGATACTTAAAGCAAGAAAAAATAAAAAAACTCGGAAGGTTTGTTTTAATAATGTCCATTGTTATAACACTAACAGGAGCAACCAATCCCATAGGAATGGGTATGAGACTTAATATTTTAGGATTAACAGAACGATTGGTTATTTATTCCTTGCAATTTATGATGTTTACACTATCCTATTATTATACTTTCAATAAAGATGAGAAAAGTTATTTGGATACCTCAGCTTTAAAAGTGGGGGTATTTTATAAGTTTATGGTGAAGGAGAAATTGTGA
- a CDS encoding nucleotidyltransferase substrate binding protein, translating into MGKRLGEKVSDFVNALARLDEALKKDITDDIIIDGIIQRFEFTFEQSWKVMKSYLEEQGIIDEAISPRSTIKIAYKHRIIVDGEIWIEMMLDRNRTSHMYDETIARNIVERIRKSYITEFNNLKVFLQTY; encoded by the coding sequence ATGGGAAAGAGATTAGGTGAAAAAGTAAGCGATTTTGTAAATGCCTTAGCTAGATTGGACGAAGCATTAAAAAAGGATATTACAGATGATATAATAATTGATGGAATTATTCAGAGATTTGAATTTACATTTGAGCAAAGTTGGAAAGTTATGAAGTCGTATTTAGAAGAACAGGGTATAATAGACGAGGCAATATCTCCACGGAGTACTATTAAGATAGCATATAAGCATAGGATAATTGTTGATGGGGAAATTTGGATCGAAATGATGTTAGATAGGAATAGAACATCACATATGTATGATGAAACAATAGCTAGAAATATAGTTGAGCGAATTAGAAAAAGTTATATTACTGAATTTAATAATTTAAAAGTTTTTTTGCAAACATATTAA